AATTACCAATGCACCGAAGCCTAAACCTGCTTGCATAATGCCTAAGCCAAACTTGACCGGGGTGCTGGGGTTTAGATTTCTCTTATCTAGCCAAACCCATAAGGCTGCGAATGGTAGTGACAATAACATAATGTATAAGGCGTTTAAGCTACCAAATTGTGATGCGGTGATTTCGAAGTCGCCTATTTGGCGGTCGATGACGCGGTCGGTGAACAGGGTCATTGAACCAGCGGCTTGTTCGAACAAGGCCCAGAAGATAATCGTGGATGCGATAAGTACCATTAGCACTATCATTTTATGCACATCTTCTTTTTTGCCTTTCAGCACTGAATAAGCAACAAGACCTACCCCCGCAAGCACTAATAACGTTTGTTGAGTCATGAATACTACGGGTTCATGTTGTACCATCAACCAAGAAATGCCCAAACTGGCAAAGGCTGCCAGGTAGATGACATGTTCTTTCTTAATACCCATGAACTTCTCTTTTAGAATTTCCGGGTTTTCTGGCTCTGCTAATCCGTATAGGTATTTTTGACCATAAGAAAATGTGATCAAACCAATTAACATGCCGATACCTGCCGCGCCGAAGCCATAGCCCCAGCCATAGACTTCACCAAGGTAGCCACAGATCATGGTTGCCAGGAATGAACCTACGTTGATACCCATGTAGAAAATGGTGAAGCCTGAGTCACGACGAGGGTCGCCTTCTGCGTAAAGCTGACCAACGATGGTGGAGATATTAGGTTTCAGGAATCCAACACCGGTAACGATTAATGCCAGAGCAAAGTAGAATACGTTGAGTGCTGCGGTGTCCTGGATTTTGATGGTTTCTTGAAGGGTAGTACCTGCGGCTAACACGGTTCCGTCGGAAAGGGTTAACGCGGATTGCAGTATGGTTCCTGCGTCGTATTGCACAGCTTGATGGCCCTCGACTGCCATCAATAAGTGCCCCAGGCAGAGTAAAATACCGCCAAATAAAACGGCTTTTCTCATGCCGAGATATCGGTCGGCTAATACGCCCCCGATTACTGGAAGCGCGTATACCAATCCTGCATAGGCTCCCAATACTTCCAACCCTTCACCGTCGCTGAACAGGTGGTATTTTGTAAGATATAAAAGGAGTAGGTATTTCATCCCGTAGAAGGAGAAACGTTCCCACAATTCTGTCGCGAAACATACGTAAAGTCCCTTTGGATGACCAAATAAATTGTCGGAACTTTCAATGGCAATGGCAGTCATAAATCAGCCTCAAAATTCGGTTTTATAAGTTTTATTATCGAAACGAAAGCACGGTTATACCGGGCGAGGTGGGCAAAAGCAAGCTTGAGAAAGAAAGCAAGCCTTTGTTATGTGTATTAAATTGTTTGTGAATTTGGCTGTGGTTAGGGATTTTGTTTGAGGGAATGAGCTCTTGTTTTTTCTGATTCTTTAATTAAGGCTTGGTTAATTCAATGTTGGCAACATTGCCGATCATACAAATAATAACACTCTTATACTGTTCAAGCTGTTGGCAAATCGTGTAAAATCGGCGCCCTTTGTATATTGCTTGGATTCCAGCGTGCGCTCCGTATGTAAATACGGTATGTAAAGTGGGCGATTAGCAGCGCACAGTAAAAAACAATATTCAGCGACTTAGTAATAAAAATAAGCAGGTTTAAGCAGGAAATGAAAAACAGATTTGGATATATTTTATGCCTCTTTCTAGTTTTCTCACCGTTAGCATTTGCACAACAAGCATTCCAGCCGACGAAAGAACAATTAGAAATATTTAAAAAGCTTTCACCTGAACAACAAGAAGCGCTGGCAAAAAAGTATGGCATGGATTTGAATATGCTAGGGATGGGAGATGGAACTTCTACCAACTCGTCTAAAGAATTAAGTAGCCCGTATATGCTGCCCCGTGCCGATGGCATGAATAAGGAGCAAGACAAACAAGCTCAAGAATATTACGAGCAGACTGATGAAGAAGAGGATGAATTAAAACCCTTTGGTTATGATTTATTTGCTGGCCAGCCTACGACTTTCTCTCCTCTTGCCAAAGCCCCGGTTCCTTCCAATCATTTAATGGGGCTTGGCGATAAGCTGCTGATTAGCCTATACGGTAAAGTTAACGAGCAATACGATCTGGAAGTTAATCGTCAGGGGCAAGTTGTTGTTCCCGGGTTGCCCCCGATGAATGTGGCTGGATTAACTTATTCGGAAGCAAAAGATTTTATTAAACAGCGCGTTGAAGAGCAGAATATTGGGGTTTCGGCTCATGTTGCCTTCGGTGAGTTGGGATCTATTCAAGTTTTCGTACTGGGTGATGCTTATACTCCGGGTACATACACTGTCAGCTCCTTGTCGACTATTACCCACGCCTTGTTTGCCAGTGGTGGCATCAAAGAAATCGGCTCTTTGCGTAATATCCAGTTAAAACGCGCGGGTAAAGTGGTGGTTAATCTGGATTTGTATGATTTGCTGTTGCGCGGTGATACCAAAGATGATGTCCTTTTACGTTCTGGTGATGTGGTATTCATTCCTTCTGTAGGTAAGCAAATAACGGTTGATGGAGCGGTAAATCGCCCTGCGATTTACGAAGTGAAACCGGGTGAAACCTTCAAGGATTTGCTCGCTATGGTCGGTGGGCCTGCCAATGAAGCTTATCTTCGTAAAGTGAGCGTGTATCAATATAAAAATGGCACCAAGCATATTCAAAATGTGGATCTGAATAAGTCTGCACAGTTGCAAAAAACCGTTGAAAATGTTGCACAGGTCATTGTTCCTAATGCGGGTGAGCGTTTACAGGACGCTATTCAATTATTAGGTGAAGTGACTCGTCCTGGATTTTATGAGTGGTATGAAGGCATTTCACTGTTGTCATTAATTGATTCTGAAACCGGGTTCTTTACTGAGCATTCAGATATTAATTATGGCCTGTTGTTACGTCGTAATAATGGTGAGATTCAGGCTATACAGTTTAGCCCTGCAAAGTTGTTGACAGATAAAAGCTACGATAAGCCGCTTATGCCTGAAGATAAGTTGTTTATTTTCTCAACCAATACCAAGTCCAAACAACTGTTGAGCTTCGAAGAATTAACCGGGGAAGAGTCGAAGCAAGATTTGATTAAGGAACGTGTTGAGAAGCAAATCGAAGAGCAATTTTTCTGGGATTTATATGCTAATTTGGATGAAGAAGATGATGCCAATATCAAGCAGAAGAAAGAGGAGGTAACCACCGATTTACCTACTTTGTTTGAATTGGAGAATGAAAGCTTTTCTGAGTTAGTTGAGAAATACAAAATTTATCGCTGGGATACCAGTTCTCGCCATTATTTGCTATGGCCTGCATACAAAATGGTATTGGATGCCAATCGTATTGGTAGTGTTCTACCTTTAATTGAAGTTAGTGGAAATGTGCGTTACCCCGGTGCTTATCCTTTAAGTGAAGGTGGCTCTTTGGAAGATGCGCTTGATGCGGCTGGTGGGGTGACTGATTTGGCATCGCCCATGATCAAGGTCTCTCGTGAAACGCCTTCGGGTGTTGAGCAGTTTGATGTCAATATTAAGGTTGCTAAAGACTTTCTTATTTCAGGTAAAGACAAGATTTCTGTCTTTACCAAGCCAGAAGCTAATGATTTTGCTCAGGTACAAATTCGCGGAGAAGTGAAGTTCCCGGGAACCTATACGGTGAAGCGTGGCGAGTTGCTTTCCAGTTTGATCGCCAAAGCGGGGGGCCTAACTAAGTACGCTCATGCCGATGGTGCAGTGTTTACCCGTGAGTCCTTGAAGTCGAAAGAGAAGGAAAACTTGTTAGCTTTGGCTGATGAATTACGTAAGCAAGTTGCAGCCAAGCGATTAACGAATAATGTTACTGATAGCAGTAATGTTAACTACAACGAACTGCAAAAGGTGCTTGCGGATCTGACCAACACTGAAGCTGTAGGTCGTATGGTTATTGATTTACCTTCTTTGCTTGAAGGAAATCTGGATTCAGATGTTGAGTTGATTCGGGGCGATATTTTAGTTGTTCCTCCCAGATCGCAAACCGTTTCTGTGGTCGGTGAAGTGTACTTGCCTACCTCTCACCGTTACCGTACAGGGTTATCGATTGATGACTATCTGGATAGCAGCGGTGGCGTGAAAAAACTGGGTGATGAAGACAATGTTTTTGTTATCCAGGCAAATGGTTCGGTTATTCGTCCTGATAAAGGCTTTTGGTATTCGTCGGCTTCTTCTTCATTGAAGCCGGGGGATACTATTGTTGTGCCGCTGGATGCAAACCCCATTGATAATTTGACATTGTGGTCTTCAGTAACGCAAATTCTGTATCAATCTGGTGTTGCGATTGCTGCGATTGGTTCTTTGTAAGGCTATGTCGGTTTAATTTCGTTTAGAGTGGATTGTAAGTGTTAAAAGTATTGACTGTCTTTGGGACGAGACCTGAGGCGATTAAAATGGCGATGGTTGTTAAGCAACTCGCCGCAGCTGAGCATATTGAATCTAAAGTATGTGTGACAGCTCAGCATAGAGAAATGCTGGATCAGGTTTTACAGTTATTCGAAATACAGCCTGATTATGACTTGGATATTATGACCAAACAGCAAGACTTGTACGATGTAACCAGTCGTATTCTGCTTGGGTTGCGAGAAATTCTACAAAATGAAAAACCCGATGTTGTGTTGGTTCACGGAGATACCACCACGACATTAGCCACCAGTTTGGCTTGTTATTATGCCAAGGTGAAAGTAGGGCATGTTGAAGCTGGGCTTCGCACTGGTGATATCTACTCTCCCTGGCCGGAAGAGGCTAACCGTCGTTTAACGGGGGTGCTAACGAATTTGCATTTTGCTCCAACGGATTCTTCAAAGCAGAATTTGCTTGCTGAAGGCGTTGATGAAAGTGCGATTTGGGTGACTGGTAATACTGTCATTGATGCCTTGTTAGAAGTTAACAAGATAGTTAATGAGAAGCAGGATGTACAAACTGCAATTGTTTCTCAGTTACAGCAGTCTTGTGACTTCGATTTAAATCGAGAGTTTGTATTAATCACTGGGCATCGTAGAGAAAGTTTTGGTTCAGGCTTTGAAAATATTTGTGCTGCCATTAAAACTTTGGCAAACAAGTATCCTGAGATTGATTTTATCTATCCTGTACACCTTAATCCGAATGTTCGCGAACCGGTAAATCGCATATTGGTTGATACACCGAATGTGAAGTTAATCGAGCCCTTGGAATATTTGCCGTTCGTATTTTTGATGGGGCGAAGTAAAGTCATTTTGACCGATTCTGGTGGTATTCAGGAAGAGGCTCCTTCATTAGGCAAGCCTGTTTTGGTGATGAGAGATACGACTGAGCGTCCTGAAGCTGTTGCTGCCGGCACGGTTATTTTAGTCGGTACTGAACAGGATAAAATTGTTCAGGAATTATCATTACTGTTAGACGATGAGCAGCACTATGCTGCTATGGCTGAAGCTCATAATCCTTACGGGGACGGTCAAAGTGCCAAGCGCATCGTGGATATTTTGCAATCTGTTCAAATTTAGGTAATTCACCCTTGTTTAATAAAATTTCAGTTATCGGATTGGGCTACATTGGTTTGCCCACCGCTGCTATGTTCGCTTCCAGAAAGAAGCAGGTTATTGGTATTGATGTAAATTCACATGCTGTGGACACTATTAACTCAGGTAATATTCATATAGTTGAGCCTGATTTGGACATCGTCGTTCGCGCAGCAGTAACACAGAAATACTTAAGAGCCAGTTTAATTCCTGAAGCTTCTGATGCTTTTTTAATCGCTGTTCCCACGCCATTTAAAGACGATAAACAACCTGATTTGAGCTATATCGAAGCGGCTTGTAAGGCGATTGCTCCAGTATTGCAAAAAGGTAATGTATTGGTGTTGGAATCTACCTCGCCAGTTGGTGCAACCAAGCAAATGGCACAATGGATCGCTGAATTAAGACCGGATTTGAGTTTGCCGAGTGGTGTTGATTCTACTGAGCAGGATTTGTTTATCGCTCATTGCCCCGAGCGCGTTTTACCAGGACACGTGATGCGTGAATTGGTTGAAAACGATCGCGTTATTGGTGGTTTGTCGAAAGCTTGTGCTGAGAAAGCCAAAGCCTTGTATCAGATTTTTGTTGAGGGTGAGTGTGTCCTTACCGATTGTGATACCGCTGAAATGGCGAAGCTAACAGAGAACGCTTTTAGAGACGTTAATATTGCCTTCGCTAATGAGTTGTCCATTATTTGCGACGAGCTAGGCATTAATGTGTGGGAATTGATTGCTATTGCTAACCGTCACCCACGAGTAAATATATTGCAACCTGGGCCGGGTGTCGGTGGCCATTGTATCGCCGTTGATCCTTGGTTTATCGTAAGCCGTACACCTGAACTGGCTTCGCTGATCGCTACTGCCAGAAAAGTAAACGATGGCAAGCCTGAGTGGGTTCTGGATAAGGTGAATGCCGCTTTGGTTGAGGTGGCGAATGTGAAAGGTGTGGCTCCGTCTCAGTTGAGCATCGCGTGTCTGGGTTTGGCATTTAAACCTGATATTGATGATTTGCGTGAAAGCCCTGCGCTGCAGATCACTAAAACCTTGTCGGAAAGGCATACTGGACAGATTTTAGCGGTTGAACCAAACATTCATGAGTTACCTGCTAAGTTGTCGGCTGGCAATATTCGTCTGGTTGATGAATATACGGCAGTGAAAGAGGCCGATATTGTGTTGCTATTGGTTGATCATAAGCAGTTTAAGTCTATGCCTCTTCAGTTGAGTGATACGCAACGCTTGGTCGATACTCGTGGTGTCTGGAACTAATTCCAACACACCGTCATTACCGTCAGTGCATATGGTCATTAAGACCAATGCGCTGATTTATGATGATAGATTCAGAAAGGAAGTTCAGTCGTTACAGCGCATCGGATGCCAAGTAAGTGCTTCAGTGCTTGAAGATGCTAACCAAGCTCGAAATGGTCATGACTACGGTGATGGTGTTCAGCAGAACTTTCGTGTGCTTTCTCTGCTTACCAAACGCCTATTGAAATCTCGCTTGTTTGTGCTTTTTCATTTAAGTGAGTTTATTCTTCGCACTTGTCTTCATATTATTCGTTCCAAACCTGATGTTGTTTGGATACATGATCCTATCTTGATGGTGTTTGTGCCTTTTCTTCAGTTATTGAAGGTAATGGGGTTTACGCGGAAAATCATCTGGGATCAGCATGAATTGCCTATTAAGCGTATTGATCAGTCTGGTGCGTTGCGCCGAGTGTTTGCGTGGTTTTGTCGAGGTGCGGATCTGGTTGTTGCTGCAAATCAGGAGCGCCTGGATTATTTGAAAGATCATTATCCAGGGTTTGATAAGGTTGCCCATGGCGTGATCCGTAACTATTCCGATCATGAGTTTATCGAACAACCATCCAAGCCTTTACCCGACGATCTGGTTAATTGGTTGGATGGTAGAGAATACTTTCTGGTACAAAGTGGCGTTGTTGAGCTACGTAACTTTCGTGCGGTCGCAGAAGCCATTATTCCCGATGACACTTTGCCTGTGATTGTTGCTGTTGGTGGTGGTGATAAGGCTTTAATTAATGAGCTGCAACAACGTTATGGTGAGCGTTTTCAACAGCGGGTTTATCTGATTGGCAAAGTGCCGCAAATGGAGCTGACACGCTATTTGGATGGCTCTGTTGCCAGTATCATTTTTTATCAGAAGTCATACGGCATCAATAATTGGTTGTGTGAACCTAATCGCTTGTTTCAGGCTCTGAATCGAAATCGTCCTGTGATCGTGGGTAATAACCCTCCAATGGCGTCTGTATTACAAGAATATCCATTGGGTGAGGTTGTCGCTGATGATGGCTCTGAGCCTGAATATCTGAAACAGGCATTAAAACAGTTTATGCAGAATCGGGGACAACTTCCTGCATTATCAGAAGCGCAAATTGCGAATATTGGTTGGGAATCTCAGGATCCTCATATCGCTGAACTGGTTAGATGCTGAACTATTGCCATGAATGTCTTATTTGTTCCTTTTAACTATCAGAATCCGTTTCAGCCAATTGCTGCTTTGTTTTTTCACGATCAGGTTCAGGCATTGGTGCAGTCTGGCGTTAAAGTGGTTGTGCTAAGTGCTGTGTCAGTTTCGTTGCCCAATGTTGTAAAGTGTAAAGGCAAAGGCTTAGGGTATCGCCATTGGCAAGATAAAGGCGTTGATGTCTATCAGTTTATGTTTCCCGCAGTGCCCAAAGCGCCAAGACTAAATCAATGGATTCGTTTACAGGTGCAAAAATTCCTCTATCAAAAAATTAAGCGTGAGCACAGCGCACCAGATTTGGTTCATGTTCAAATGTTCCCCGGTGGTGACTTTGGGCAATGGATGCAAAAATCATTTTCTATTCCCTATGTTGTTACTGAGCATTTATCTGGCTTTTCTCAAGGTGTTTATAATGGTTGGCAATTGCAAAATGCTCAATCGTGTTATAAACATGCGCAAGTGAGAATTGCTGTAAGTCAGCATTTGGCGACGACTTTAGAGCAATTGACCGAACAACCATTTGAGGTCATACCTAACTGCGTTGATGTTTCTTTATTTGAGCCTGAGTTGGATGTTGGTAAAAAAGCCATTCGGCGTTTTATTCATGTAGGTCGATTAGATCCTATCAAGAATCAGGCAATGTTAATTGAAGCTTTTGCGAAGGCGGACTTGCCTGAAGATTGTAGTCTTACAATCGTTGGGGCTGGAAGTGAAGAAGCTAATTTACGCCGCATAATTGATAGCTTGAATATTGGTGATAAAGTCGAGCTGTACGGTGAGGCGACGAAGGCGGAAGTAATTAAACTATTGTCTTTGCACGATGCTTTTGTTTTGGCTAGTCGCTATGAGACTTTTGGTGTGGTGCTAATTGAAGCAATGAGTATGGGGTTGCCAGTGATCTCAACGGATTGTTTGGGAGCCCGAGAAATTATTACCGATGATAAAGTTGGTGAAATTTGCTCCTGTGATAGAGAGGCGTTATCTCAATTACTCGCGTCTTTTACTTCTCGTTATTATGACTCTCGGTATATTCGGCAGTTTGCAGTTGAACATTTTTCCAATCAATCAGTTGCAAATATGATCAATAAAGTCTATAGCCGAATTGTCCGCTAATCGTTAGAATACCGCGCGTTTTCCTCTAGTTTATTATTCAATTGAACTACCAATTGGGAGCCCTCTTTGTATCAGCACTTCTTTAAAGGCGTCATTGATCGAGTCATTGCTTTAGTCGCTCTTTGTGTTTCCTTACCTGTTTTAGTTCCTGTTACGTTGATATTGGCTGTGGCCTTGAGAGGGAATCCTTTTTTTGTACAGCAACGCCCTGGTTTGAAAGGAGAGCCTTTTTATTTGGTTAAGTTTAAAACCATGACGGATGCGAGGGATGAACATGGTGAGCTACTGCCTGATGATGAGCGATTGGTGCCTATTGGACGCTGGATACGCTCTTTGAGTCTTGATGAGCTACCTCAATTTATTAATGTTCTAAAAGGTGAAATGTCTTTGATTGGGCCGCGTCCTTTGCTTATGGAGTATCTGGATATCTATACGGCGGAAGAGCAGCGTAGGCATAATGTGCTTCCCGGAATAACGGGGTGGGCTCAGGTGAATGGACGTAATTCGATTTCATGGAAAGAGAAATTTGCTCTGGATGTCTGGTACGTTGAGCATTTGAGTTTTGGTCTAGATATTAAGATTGTCTTCTTATCGGTTTTAAAGGTGCTGAAAAAAGAAGGGGTCAATGCTTCAGAAACCGTTACCATGGAGAAATACAACGGTAATAATTAGTTGTTCTCATTTCCTGGATTATTGCGTTGATCATTACGCTTTATCGCAGTTAAGTACCAAATTATTTGCACAAGAACAAAGGCTGTTCCAACGCCTGAAAATAGCTGTATTCCCACAATCGCCTTGTCCATAAGCAACCCGGATAACAGGCTGGTTGCTAACGCCAGGCTATATATAATCTCAAAGTAAAATGCGGGTTTTTGCAGATTCAGGATGAGAGGTACGAAAGCCAACATTCCACCTATCGCACGAGCGTAAATCCATGGTAGTAACAGTGCCCCTATCGTACCAGCGCTTCGCCATTCTTCTCCAAGTAATAAAACGAAAAAAGGCTCTGCGATAAAATAGCCGATAAGGAAAATGGGGATCAAAGCTATGGCATAAAATGAAAAGAATTTCCGAAAGACAGGCAATATAGGTTGTCCAAGTCTTTGTTTTTCCGCTGTTGTTTTATAGAAAATTTTAAATAGTGCATTACCAATGAGTTGCCAAGGCGTGACCAATACTTTGTTGGCTTGTGAATATGCCCCTAATAATGCGGTTTGACTGAATAATGGCAGTAAAAAACTGGGTGTATTGAGGTTAAAGCTGGTTAGTAGAGCGTGAGGGGCGTTAAATAGTGGAAAGTTTTTGTAGTGTTTGGCGATAGCCTTCAGTTTTTTCCAATTACCTTTGTAGGCTTTTCCTGTTTTATACACTTTTTGCAGGTTAATAAGTGCCACAATCCAATAAGACAAGGCAAATGCGAGCATCAGGCCGTTAGGAAGCTGATATGCGATCACACTAATAACGACCCAAAGCGTTGAGCGTAAGGTGAGGTTAGTGGTAATGCGTCCGTAATGTTCTTTGTCGTTAAGCAGATTATTACTCAGGTTAAACAGTGCTACGGCCGGGATACCTGCGACAATGAGATAAGCCCATAATAAATCTATTTTTCCTGACATGAGAGCCGCAATAACAGCAAAGCCGCTGATACATGTTGTGGCAATAATTAGAAGAACTGACAAGCTGGTTAAATATCGCTTGTGGATGAGTTTTGGCGCTGAAATAAGTGCAACATCGTAGCGACCCGCACTTGCTAGCGAGATGATGGAGCAAATTGCCACATACAGAGCAAAGAAGCCGAAATCTTGCGGTGTATATTGCCTCGCCAATATTGGTAGAGCGATAAGCGGAATCGCTTGTGAAAGTATGTTTCCTGATAAAAGTTTGGCAAGTTTGGCTTTCATTGTTATGTGTTTTATTGTGCTTCGCGATGGGTCAACTGATTTATAGCGTCACGAGGTATCATATCAGTTTGCATCAATGCACACCGTATTTTATTGCTGGTATCATGGCGGGATTGTGGAATAATGTCGCCAGCTTTAAAAGCTTAGACAGTTAATGTTAAGTGTTTACCTGATAGGGTGATGTACATCAGGTTTTCCCTCTATGTGTAATATGATGAGTATGAATTCCGTTATATCGAGCATTAAAAGAATTCCTTGGGTAGTATTTGGGATTATGGTTATTTTGGGAGTAGTTGCATGTGGTGGAGGTGATGGTTCTTCGTCTGACCCAATTCCAAATCCACCGCCAACAAAAAATCCAGCTGTTGAAGCAATTGAACAGTTATGGCCGACAACTGTTGGTGACTATTTAGAACAGGATTTATGGTCACCGATTAATATCTATGATGCGGGGGTGGTATTAATGTTACCTCTTGAGTATGCCTTTCACATAGATAACAACGCATCCTTGCAGATTCAATTTCATGATTTCTTTGAACGTTATCTTGCGGAGTTTGATACTGGTTTGGATACCAACGACTTAAGTCGTTTTCAATTTTACTACGTTTTGGCCAGGTATCTAGCATATACACAGGATTCTGGATGGAATTCAGTTCAGCAGGAATTGTACAGCAAATTGCTGGCAGATTTTAATTTTGTCTGGCTTGAGGAAGATACAGCACAAGCCGGTAATGCGGGTACTCGTGTTGAAATTATTCAGCAAAAACTGAATAACATTGGTAATGCTTCTCCTAAATACACAAGAGCCACTATTGATCTGGAGCTTTTTGGATTTGCTATTGCCGGAGAGTTAGCGGCTATGCAGAGAAAAGACGGCCAAACCTTGCATGTTGCTGTACAAGAAATGTTGCAGCTTGCTTATGCCAATTTTCAGCAAGAGGTGGCATATACCAGTAATGGTTGGTTGTATCAGCCTGGACAATGGGATGATTATGTCGATTATCTTTATGCTGGCAATACTGAACTGTCTGAAAATTTAGAGCCTTCGCCTGTTCCGGGTATTGCGACAGATAGCTCTCATAGCCACAGAATGCCACTCTGGTTGTTGAGTTTGGCTAAGGGGTTCCCGGAAGGAAGCGAAGAAAGAGAGTACTTCGAGGGGCTGTCTGAAGGATTTGAAAGCCAATTTATGAGCGTTGTATACGTCCCTTCGTCTGCTGAGTTTAGTGGCCCAAGAATGACTAATTTTATGGATGGTAATAATGGCATATACCGTTATCGTTTTCACAACAATCCAGAGTTGAAGTTAGGATATGAACCCTACAATCTTTCAGGTACCCTGCTAACGGGTTTTTATCCTTTCATGTACAATACCCAGCTTCGTCAAGAGTATGCAGATCTTACCTTTCCTCTGTCTGATACAACACTACAGCTTTATCTTGGGCTTGGGGGAACTCCGGATGTTGAAAGAGCATTTCAGCTACCTGATTATTATGCTGAAGGCTATGCTCAAGTTTACTCGTTAATTGCTTCCTTAATGGTCGATTAGCCTTTCAGACAACAGCTTTGGATACTAATTAAAACTAAATTATTTTCCGGTAAGGAGATATCGTTGAAGAATAGTTCTACGTCAGAATATATGGCACAGATTGGTGAGTCTGTTATTGATTTTAAAGAAATTTGGAGAGCACTTTGGCTTGGTAAATGGATCATTATGGGCGTGGCGTTTGTGTTTGCTGTTGCCTCAATTGTTTTTACTTTGAGTTTGCCCAACCAATATCAATCTCAGGCATTGCTGGAACCGGTATCTTCGACACGATCCCCATTGAGTGGTTTGTCTGGTAATTTGGGTGGATTGGCATCTCTAGCGGGAATTAATTTGGGTGCAGCCGGTGCTGATGACAAATCAGTTCGGGCCATTGAATTAATGAAAACTTGGGATTTCCTGGAAAATTTCATTAAGAAAAACGCATTGGAAGCCAGCGTGTTTGCCGCCATTGGATGGAACAAAGAAAGCAATAAGCTTATTTATGATCCTGATCTGTATGACGAGAATTCTGGTAAATGGGTAAGGGATCCGGCCGAAGCTAAAAGTGGTCAATCTGAGCCTAGTGGTTGGGAGCTGTTTCAAGCAATTAAAGAACGAATTTATGTGAGTAAGGACGACGGCACAGGGTTGATTTCCTTGGCTGTCGAGCACTATTCTCCCTATGTGGCAAAACAATGGGTAGAACTGTTGGTTAAAGAGATAAATTTATATTTTCAGGAAGTCGATCGTACAGAAGCCAAACAGCGAATTGTGTATTTACAAGAGCAGATTAAAGAGACCAATGTTGCTGAGATGAGAAATATCTTTTTTGATATTATTCAAGAGCAAACACAAACGTTAATGCTGACTGAAATTAGTGATGAATATGTGTTGAAAACTTTAAGTCCAGCGAAAATTGCGGAAGAAAAGTCTAAACCGTCTCGCGCTATTATTGTGATATTTGTTACTTTTCTTGGTGGCATTATAGGTATTCTTGTTGTGCTTTTACGTGCTCTTTTTAAAGAAAAGAAATGAGTTTACCGTTAAAAGCATGACTTCATTCTTATGAGTAGCCTGACTTTTTATCGATATAGCTGCTTTACGCTATTATTCTTGGTCTTTTTAACTCCCACAATTTGGATACCGGGTGCTATTGGTGTTCGTCTCGAGGAATTGTTTGTTTTATTGTGGGTAGGGATTTTTGCTTTGCTTTATCGGCAGAAAAAATTGCCTGAAGCCTATCTTCCGTTACGTGGTAGCCTTCTTATCTTTTTTTCCGTTGTGATAATCGTATCAATTACTGCTGGAAGTCTTCTGCAGTTACCTGCATCCATTCTGGATTTACTTAAGTTCATCTGGCTTGTTAAGGCTCTGGTTATTTACTTCATGTTCTTCAACTATATCTATCAAAAAGATGG
Above is a window of Paraneptunicella aestuarii DNA encoding:
- a CDS encoding peptide MFS transporter, with the translated sequence MTAIAIESSDNLFGHPKGLYVCFATELWERFSFYGMKYLLLLYLTKYHLFSDGEGLEVLGAYAGLVYALPVIGGVLADRYLGMRKAVLFGGILLCLGHLLMAVEGHQAVQYDAGTILQSALTLSDGTVLAAGTTLQETIKIQDTAALNVFYFALALIVTGVGFLKPNISTIVGQLYAEGDPRRDSGFTIFYMGINVGSFLATMICGYLGEVYGWGYGFGAAGIGMLIGLITFSYGQKYLYGLAEPENPEILKEKFMGIKKEHVIYLAAFASLGISWLMVQHEPVVFMTQQTLLVLAGVGLVAYSVLKGKKEDVHKMIVLMVLIASTIIFWALFEQAAGSMTLFTDRVIDRQIGDFEITASQFGSLNALYIMLLSLPFAALWVWLDKRNLNPSTPVKFGLGIMQAGLGFGALVIGAQYPDETGHISMIWMALAYLLHTTGELCLSPVGLSAVTKLAIHRVVGMAMGTWFLATALAETVAMRLGKMAAVDTEHTDLNDIHAVAATYTELFQFLMWVGIGVGVFMILISPILKRGMHGVK
- a CDS encoding SLBB domain-containing protein, with the protein product MKNRFGYILCLFLVFSPLAFAQQAFQPTKEQLEIFKKLSPEQQEALAKKYGMDLNMLGMGDGTSTNSSKELSSPYMLPRADGMNKEQDKQAQEYYEQTDEEEDELKPFGYDLFAGQPTTFSPLAKAPVPSNHLMGLGDKLLISLYGKVNEQYDLEVNRQGQVVVPGLPPMNVAGLTYSEAKDFIKQRVEEQNIGVSAHVAFGELGSIQVFVLGDAYTPGTYTVSSLSTITHALFASGGIKEIGSLRNIQLKRAGKVVVNLDLYDLLLRGDTKDDVLLRSGDVVFIPSVGKQITVDGAVNRPAIYEVKPGETFKDLLAMVGGPANEAYLRKVSVYQYKNGTKHIQNVDLNKSAQLQKTVENVAQVIVPNAGERLQDAIQLLGEVTRPGFYEWYEGISLLSLIDSETGFFTEHSDINYGLLLRRNNGEIQAIQFSPAKLLTDKSYDKPLMPEDKLFIFSTNTKSKQLLSFEELTGEESKQDLIKERVEKQIEEQFFWDLYANLDEEDDANIKQKKEEVTTDLPTLFELENESFSELVEKYKIYRWDTSSRHYLLWPAYKMVLDANRIGSVLPLIEVSGNVRYPGAYPLSEGGSLEDALDAAGGVTDLASPMIKVSRETPSGVEQFDVNIKVAKDFLISGKDKISVFTKPEANDFAQVQIRGEVKFPGTYTVKRGELLSSLIAKAGGLTKYAHADGAVFTRESLKSKEKENLLALADELRKQVAAKRLTNNVTDSSNVNYNELQKVLADLTNTEAVGRMVIDLPSLLEGNLDSDVELIRGDILVVPPRSQTVSVVGEVYLPTSHRYRTGLSIDDYLDSSGGVKKLGDEDNVFVIQANGSVIRPDKGFWYSSASSSLKPGDTIVVPLDANPIDNLTLWSSVTQILYQSGVAIAAIGSL
- the wecB gene encoding non-hydrolyzing UDP-N-acetylglucosamine 2-epimerase, whose product is MAMVVKQLAAAEHIESKVCVTAQHREMLDQVLQLFEIQPDYDLDIMTKQQDLYDVTSRILLGLREILQNEKPDVVLVHGDTTTTLATSLACYYAKVKVGHVEAGLRTGDIYSPWPEEANRRLTGVLTNLHFAPTDSSKQNLLAEGVDESAIWVTGNTVIDALLEVNKIVNEKQDVQTAIVSQLQQSCDFDLNREFVLITGHRRESFGSGFENICAAIKTLANKYPEIDFIYPVHLNPNVREPVNRILVDTPNVKLIEPLEYLPFVFLMGRSKVILTDSGGIQEEAPSLGKPVLVMRDTTERPEAVAAGTVILVGTEQDKIVQELSLLLDDEQHYAAMAEAHNPYGDGQSAKRIVDILQSVQI